One genomic region from Nymphaea colorata isolate Beijing-Zhang1983 chromosome 10, ASM883128v2, whole genome shotgun sequence encodes:
- the LOC116262127 gene encoding F-box only protein 6-like yields MESMSMLSQVISHLRLRILWELYDVDSRPSSVTHSSSPSSSYRNLERGRLIELGSVSNNDDHCSFVKEVKSDTVKTSEAMCPPSKKSRRESKNHEIVMEEDIWREFPEDLFEVVSARLPIASFFRFRAVCRKWNSLLSSHSFSQECAQVEQPHPWFYTITHEDTNTGAMYNPLLKKWHHPSMPSFPAKEIILPVTSAGGLVCFLDIGNRNFFVCNPLTQAFRTLPSRSVHDWSRIAVGMTLSAKGNAYEIMWLEANGDYEVYSSVCNSWTRPGSLPSHIKLPLDLNFRSQAVAIDQVLYFMRANPDGLVSYNMESHVWRQFSIPLPPHSTDHILAECRGRIILIGLLTKNAATCVCIWELQKMTLLWKEVDRMPNMMCLEFYGRQVRMMCLGNRNLLLLSLRSKQMNRLVLYDISSKKWQKVPGCTLARGRKRQWIACGTSFVPCITASA; encoded by the exons ATGGAGAGCATGTCCATGCTCAGCCAGGTCATCTCTCACCTCCGCCTCCGCATCCTTTGGGAGCTCTACGACGTTGACTCAAGGCCCTCATCGGTGACACACTCTTCTTCGCCCTCGTCCTCTTACAGGAATCTGGAAAG AGGCCGCTTGATTGAGCTAGGGAGTGTCTCCAACAATGATGATCACTGCAGTTTTGTGAAAGAAGTGAAGTCTGACACAGTGAAGACAAGTGAAGCAATGTGCCCTCCCTCCAAGAAATCACGTAGAGAAAGCAAGAACCATGAGATAGTTATGGAAGAGGATATCTGGAGAGAATTTCCAGAGGATTTGTTTGAGGTCGTTAGTGCAAGATTGCCCATTGCCTCCTTCTTCCGCTTCCGTGCTGTATGTCGCAAGTGGAATTCTTTGCTCTCATCACATAGTTTTTCACAAGAGTGCGCACAAGTTGAGCAACCACATCCATGGTTTTACACGATAACTCATGAGGACACTAATACTGGAGCTATGTACAATCCTTTGTTGAAGAAGTGGCATCACCCATCCATGCCTTCATTCCCTGCAAAGGAAATAATTCTTCCAGTGACTTCAGCTGGTGGCCTGGTTTGTTTTCTTGATATTGGGAATAGGAATTTTTTTGTCTGCAATCCCCTCACTCAGGCTTTCAGAACTTTGCCCTCAAGGTCTGTTCATGATTGGTCACGTATTGCAGTTGGGATGACTCTATCAGCAAAAGGAAATGCATATGAGATCATGTGGTTAGAAGCTAATGGAGATTATGAGGTCTACAGTTCTGTTTGCAACAGCTGGACTCGTCCAGGAAGCTTGCCTTCTCATATAAAGCTTCCTCTTGATTTGAACTTCCGGTCTCAGGCTGTTGCTATTGACCAAGTGTTGTATTTCATGCGGGCTAACCCAGACGGCCTTGTCTCCTACAACATGGAGAGCCATGTGTGGAGACAGTTTAGCATACCACTTCCGCCTCATTCAACGGATCACATACTGGCGGAGTGTAGGGGTCGTATCATACTCATTGGCCTGCTGACCAAGAATGCGGCCACATGCGTATGCATATGGGAGCTCCAGAAGATGACTCTCTTGTGGAAGGAGGTTGACAGAATGCCAAATATGATGTGCTTAGAGTTCTATGGCAGGCAAGTGCGTATGATGTGCTTAGGTAACAGAAACCTGCTTTTGTTGTCACTGCGCTCTAAGCAGATGAATCGCCTAGTACTTTATGATATATCAAGCAAGAAATGGCAGAAGGTGCCAGGGTGCACACTTGCTCGTGGAAGAAAGCGGCAGTGGATTGCTTGTGGCACTTCATTTGTGCCATGCATAACTGCTTCTGCCTGA
- the LOC116263208 gene encoding 1-Cys peroxiredoxin, which translates to MPGLTIGDTIPNVEADSTRGRIRLHEYVDDSWTIIFSHPGDFTPVCTTELGKMAAYQQEFDKRGVKLLGISCDDVHCHNEWIKDIEAHTPGCKVAYPIMADPNREIIKELNMIDPDERDPHGKPLPSRALHIVAPNKQVKLSLLYPATTGRNVDEVIRVLDSLLITSKHKVATPVNWKPGDKVVISPSVSSDEAKKMFPQGYESAKLPSGKDYLRYTNVP; encoded by the exons ATGCCTGGGTTAACGATTGGCGATACCATTCCCAACGTTGAAGCGGATTCTACTCGTGGAAGAATAAGGCTTCATGAGTATGTGGATGATAGTTGGACCATCATCTTTTCGCACCCTG GGGACTTCACACCGGTATGCACGACCGAGCTGGGTAAGATGGCCGCCTACCAACAAGAGTTTGACAAACGTGGAGTCAAGTTGCTCGGCATCTCCTGTGACGACGTCCACTGTCACAACGAGTGGATCAAGGACATTGAGGCTCACACa CCAGGATGCAAGGTTGCATACCCTATAATGGCGGACCCCAACAGGGAGATAATCAAGGAGCTCAACATGATCGACCCAGACGAGAGAGACCCACATGGGAAACCTCTTCCCTCTAGGGCTCTGCACATTGTTGCCCCCAACAAACAG GTGAAGCTGAGTCTGCTCTACCCGGCGACGACGGGGAGGAACGTGGATGAGGTGATAAGGGTGCTGGATTCGCTGCTCATCACTTCAAAGCACAAGGTGGCGACCCCTGTGAACTGGAAGCCCGGGGACAAGGTCGTCATCTCGCCGTCTGTTTCTAGCGATGAAGCGAAGAAGATGTTCCCTCAGGGCTACGAATCTGCAAAGCTGCCGTCTGGGAAAGACTATCTTCGTTACACTAATGTTCCCTAG